From a single Fusarium fujikuroi IMI 58289 draft genome, chromosome FFUJ_chr03 genomic region:
- a CDS encoding probable SPO76 protein: MARRRRVEKPAQVEEEEEEVVEREDEQDQEEQQHEEPDHDSENEEEGEQRSLTFDEEISWKPAKPIPTSTLIKRLDKLSKELSDLDQGAADLDSIRHVAKQLGHRNLLQHKDGGVKAYTACCLVDILRLFVPDAPFTDDQIKMIFTLFIKDILPALHDPTNPYDSQHKYVLASLTEVKSILLLHQISNADDLLLRLFNSTFDGVSASGSKPASEEQVAKDVEIHLTEMLMQLIDEAESVSASVVDAIISQFLRAAPPGGNRHRGQNGNQSTLLLKEEPPAYVMAKNICNGCSDKMARYVSQYFSDVILNASGFATKSNVQRHPDDSDDEDGTLGPSEADLRSLRQAHLLIRELWRAAPTVLSNVVPQLDAELSADNVHLRQIATETIGDMVSGIGAAGPPPPPSLEPAAYPPIKLLDDNPTPAVENVLTKPYSPQSFAQTHHATYRNFVGRKNDKAAIIRAAWISAAGYILATSAGGIGLSQKVRLAAVQAVELFDFRDIVLKLGALGGVEKTGSIFASLADRSRDKKPAVRVEAMVLLAKLWSVGAGEIADGQEAVISCLGGVPSRILSVWYIGDEDLIILLERVMFECLVPLKYPFIKGAKSKVASQSQTASSQADQDKIRAERILLLLKSLDASAKRAFFIMQARQPQVAKGVEVFIQQCEAYNGGVINANEEKVKAALSKTFQWFGAFFPDPLKVRSDLQKFAKLNDRRCYQLLKFIIASDTEYLHVRRAIKELIAKVQSNPGSASCLDTLIPLIYRAGSLMYNRSHLATIMDYSKNDKAGFSTVAHEILNDISQRNPALFKAHSDNLRKEIISQAPSGSEPNEPAVVDILKAYSSYSKRYPQEITYDKKFIQVLMDYALCGVPARSAKYAVNILLAKNDDKSKVTATALLQRIMKDFKYGSPHFLTRLAAVSQLERLAPTVTLDFDGTINDLTIKQILRQVRTDDKNSEVSWVEDEDMNEELQAKCLAMKTLVNQALANQDDDDSLTRVKLVFKLLKEFVVQEGEFCKVKDTPLAHKKRLRLLAGLLILKLCTVKKYDDEFDPASFNKLAELVQDTELEVRRHFMEKLQSYITQGRLRARFYTMLFLAAFEPAIELKSRVETWLRSRARLFAQNKTHVLEAMISRFIPLLAHHPDYSSDVDDLADFANYFVFYLNTCATEENISLIYKYAERVKQTRDALNPEASERIYVLADIAMAVTRKWQERKNWVFQAYSGNVGLPSGLVQSLPSSSVAHEIAQKQHMPEELDEKLDELLKAADRKKKRKSTGEKQDPPAKRARTQIKTVIREKRDSRPKKVSKPRKSKPVKETPPPSERRRSGRAHKVSVYTEREDEEDEEEMLEGVADWEYPENDSEGGEASAGDDESELSDAPPEEDENDDRNKASDNDEPPEPEAGKPEEARFNGRNAAPSLKGRGASKPAVKASVLAEVKRPTRSTRPRRGKGTDEMEVDVDE; the protein is encoded by the exons ATGGCGCGTCGTCGGCGCGTCGAGAAGCCTGCTcaagtggaggaggaggaggaggaagtcgTTGAGCGGGAAGAcgaacaagaccaagaagaacaacagcACGAAGAGCCCGACCATGACTCGgagaatgaggaggagggcgagcAGCGCAGCTTGACTTTTGACGAAGAAATTTCCTGGAAACCCGCCAAGCCAATTCCTACGAGCACTCTGATAAAACGACTGGATAAATTATCCAAGGAGCTCTCCGATCTCGATCAAGGCGCCGCCGACCTGGACTCCATCAGGCATGTAGCCAAACAATTAGGACACCGTAACCTACTTCAGCACAAGGATGGCGGTGTCAAGGCATACACAGCATGCTGCCTAGTCGACATTCTTCGGCTCTTCGTTCCCGATGCTCCTTTTACCGACGACCAGATTAAA ATGATATTCACCTTGTTCATCAAGGATATCCTGCCAGCTCTGCACGATCCCACAAATCCATATGACAGCCAGCACAAATACGTTTTGGCATCTCTTACGGAAGTCAAGAGTATTTTGCTCCTCCACCAAATCTCAAATGCTGACGATCTATTGTTGAGACTCTTCAACAGCACATTCGACGGAGTGTCGGCATCTGGTTCTAAGCCAGCGTCTGAAGAGCAGGTTGCTAAAGATGTTGAGATTCACCTGACAGAAATGCTAATGCAGTTGATTGACGAGGCCGAGAGTGTGTCAGCTTCTGTTGTCGACGCGATTATCAGTCAGTTTCTGAGAGCTGCTCCTCCCGGTGGAAATCGACATAGAGGACAGAACGGGAATCAATccactcttcttctcaaagaagAACCACCAGCATATGTCATGGCGAAAAATATATGCAATGGATGCTCTGACAAAATGGCACGTTACGTCAGTCAATACTTCAGTGACGTTATTCTCAACGCTTCCGGTTTCGCTACGAAATCCAATGTGCAGCGACATCCGGAtgattctgatgatgaagacgggACTCTTGGCCCATCAGAGGCAGATCTGAGGAGTCTCCGTCAAGCCCATCTACTCATTCGCGAATTATGGCGAGCCGCCCCGACAGTTCTTTCGAACGTGGTACCGCAGCTCGATGCGGAGCTTTCAGCAGACAATGTGCATCTTCGTCAAATCGCCACAGAGACGATTGGCGATATGGTTTCAGGCATTGGTGCAGCGGggccaccacctcctccttCGTTGGAACCAGCGGCTTATCCTCCCATAAAATTACTGGACGATAATCCAACTCCAGCCGTCGAGAACGTCTTGACAAAACCTTACTCTCCTCAGTCTTTTGCTCAAACACATCATGCCACCTATCGCAACTTCGTCGGGAGAAAGAACGACAAGGCCGCCATCATTCGGGCGGCCTGGATCTCTGCTGCCGGTTATATATTGGCCACGTCTGCAGGGGGCATTGGTCTTAGCC AGAAAGTTCGGCTGGCTGCGGTGCAGGCAGTCGAGCTGTTCGATTTCCGCGACATCGTTCTGAAACTTGGAGCTCTCGGAGGTGTAGAGAAGACTGGCTCAATATTTGCCAGTTTGGCGGATCGATCTCGTGATAAGAAGCCTGCCGTGCGTGTTGAAGCCATGGTTCTACTGGCAAAGTTGTGGTCAGTTGGTGCTGGGGAGATTGCTGATGGGCAAGAGGCTGTCATATCCTGCTTAGGTGGTGTGCCTTCCCGTATCCTCAGTGTGTGGTATATCGGCGATgaggatctcatcattcTTCTTGAAAGGGTCATGTTCGAGTGTTTGGTCCCTTTGAAGTATCCCTTCATAAAGGGTGCAAAATCAAAGGTGGCCTCTCAGTCGCAGACGGCCAGTAGCCAGGCGGATCAGGACAAGATTCGCGCAGAGAGGATCCTCCTATTACTTAAGTCACTGGATGCGTCAGCTAAGAGGGCCTTTTTCATCATGCAGGCCCGTCAGCCCCAGGTTGCCAAGGGAGTTGAAGTGTTCATTCAACAATGTGAAGCCTATAACGGGGGGGTGATCAATGCGAACGAGGAAAAGGTCAAAGCCGCCTTGAGCAAGACCTTCCAGTGGTTCGGTGCGTTTTTCCCGGATCCGCTCAAGGTCCGTAGCGATCTCCAGAAGTTCGCCAAACTCAACGACCGCCGTTGTtaccagcttctcaagttcatTATTGCATCCGATACCGAATATCTCCATGTTCGAAGAGCCATTAAGGAGTTGATTGCCAAGGTCCAAAGTAACCCGGGGTCAGCGAGCTGTTTGGATACCCTCATCCCTCTAATTTACCGGGCCGGCTCTTTGATGTACAATCGGAGTCACTTGGCTACGATTATGGACTACTCCAAGAATGACAAAGCTGGATTCTCTACAGTCGCCCATGAGATCTTAAATGATATATCACAGCGGAATCCTGCGCTTTTCAAGGCTCATTCGGACAATCTCAGAAAGGAGATCATCAGCCAAGCACCGTCGGGCAGCGAGCCTAACGAGCCCGCGGTGGTAGATATTCTCAAGGCATACTCGTCCTATTCCAAAAGATATCCCCAGGAAATCACATATGATAAGAAGTTCATCCAGGTTCTTATGGATTATGCCTTATGCGGTGTTCCTGCCAGGAGTGCCAAGTATGCAGTCAATATTCTGCTTGCTAAAAACGATGACAAGAGTAAAGTTACTGCCACTGCTCTTCTGCAAAGAATCATGAAGGACTTCAAGTATGGCTCGCCGCATTTCTTGACGAGATTAGCTGCCGTCAGCCAGCTTGAACGCCTAGCACCAACAGTCACTCTAGACTTTGATGGGACAATTAACGACCTAACGATCAAGCAGATTCTGCGTCAAGTACGTACCGATGACAAGAACTCTGAGGTTTCCTgggtcgaggatgaggacatGAATGAGGAACTACAAGCGAAATGTCTTGCCATGAAGACGCTGGTCAATCAAGCGCTCGCCAACcaggacgacgatgactcTCTGACTCGAGTGAAACTGGTCTTTAAACTCCTGAAAGAATTTGTGGTACAAGAAGGAGAGTTTTGCAAAGTTAAGGATACTCCATTGGCTCACAAAAAACGACTGAGACTTCTTGCTGGACTTCTGATCCTGAAATTATGTACTGTCAAAAAGTACGACGACGAGTTTGATCCCGCAagcttcaacaagcttgcAGAGCTCGTGCAAGACACAGAACTTGAGGTTCGTCGTCATTTCATGGAGAAATTACAAAGTTACATCACTCAGGGAAGATTGCGGGCAAGATTTTACACAATGCTCTTTTTGGCTGCTTTCGAGCCAGCAATAGAACTCAAAAGCCGGGTAGAAACGTGGCTGAGGTCCAGAGCCCGACTCTTTGCTCAAAACAAGACTCACGTACTCGAGGCCATGATTAGCCGTTTCATTCCTCTACTGGCTCACCATCCTGACTACAGCTCTGACGTTGATGACTTGGCTGATTTCGCCAACTATTTCGTTTTTTATCTGAATACATGTGCGACAGAAGAGAACATTTCATTGATCTACAAGTACGCTGAGCGTGTCAAGCAAACGCGCGATGCACTGAACCCCGAGGCTAGCGAGCGGATATACGTGCTGGCTGATATCGCAATGGCCGTCACACGCAAGTGGcaagagaggaagaactgGGTTTTCCAGGCTTATTCCGGCAATGTCGGCCTGCCAAGCGGTCTTGTGCAAAGCTTGCCGTCGAGTAGCGTTGCCCATGAGATTGCGCAGAAGCAACATATGCCAGAAGAGCTAGACGAGAAGTTGGACGAACTGCTCAAAGCTGCCGATCGCAAGAAG AAACGAAAATCAACAGGAGAAAAGCAGGATCCTCCAGCAAAGAGGGCGAGAACTCAAATCAAGACAGTCATCCGAGAGAAGCGTGATAGCAGGCCCAAAAAGGTCTCGAAACCTAGGAAATCCAAGCCAGTCAAAGAGACACCACCGCCTTCGGAACGTCGTCGCAGTGGTAGAGCTCATAAGGTGTCTGTCTATACAGAgcgagaagacgaagaggacgaggaggagatgctgGAGGGCGTGGCCGACTGGGAATATCCAGAAAATGATAGTGAAGGTGGAGAGGCCAGTGCAGGCGACGATGAATCAGAGCTTTCGGACGCTCCcccagaggaagatgaaaatGACGATAGGAACAAGGCATCGGATAACGACGAGCCTCCAGAACCGGAAGCGGGTAAGCCCGAAGAAGCCCGATTCAACGGAAGAAACGCCGCTCCATCACTGAAGGGCAGGGGTGCATCTAAGCCAGCTGTCAAGGCCAGTGTTCTTGCAGAGGTAAAACGACCAACAAGGTCGACAAGGCCACGACGAGGCAAGGGCACAGACGAGatggaagttgatgttgacgagtAA
- a CDS encoding related to mRNA guanylyltransferase — MAQQDGPIASIAEPGIKAQGQLLHEMRKEVANLLNRSATGFPGAQPVSFARQHLEELAQHDYYVVEKSDGIRYLLYSTTDENGNEAHYLIDRKNDFWFITNRSLHFPLENSPEAFHTNTLIDGELVWDIGSDGKRVPMFLVFDCLVLDGALLMERTLDKRLAYFDQRFYRPYKKLYQEYPQELEFQPFYVEMKKPQFAYAIDMMFRDILPKLKHGNDGLIFTCRTTAYKHGTDNHILKWKPPEENTVDCRLSLDFVEVEPSDEERREGITEPFIDYDSVPKADLYVYAGGSGPEKYEYFNSVFISEEEWETLKSLNDPLNWRVVECNIDEQGRWRIVRFRDDKNEANHISTTKSVLQSIEDRVSEKDLYRAAGEIKNAWKARASRGPAR, encoded by the exons ATGGCCCAACAAGATGGGCCCATCGCCTCTATCGCGGAGCCAGGCATCAAGGCTCAAGGACAACTACTCCACGAAATGCGCAAGGAGGTCGCAAACCTTCTCAACAGGTCTGCTACTGGCTTTCCCGGTGCGCAGCCCGTGAGCTTCGCCCGTCAGCACCTCGAGGAGCTCGCTCAGCACGA TTACTACGTAGTCGAAAAGTCCGACGGTATCAGATATCTCCTCTACTCGACAACAGACGAGAATGGAAACGAGGCCCACTACCTAATCGATCGCAAAAACGACTTCTGGTTCATCACGAACAGGAGCCTGCACTTTCCTCTCGAGAACTCCCCGGAAGCATTCCACACGAACACGTTGATCGATGGTGAACTGGTTTGGGACATAGGCTCCGACGGGAAGCGCGTCCCCATGTTTCTGGTCTTTGACTGTCTGGTACTGGATGGTGCCCTGCTCATGGAACGAACGCTCGACAAGCGGCTCGCATATTTTGACCAACGATTCTATCGCCCCTACAAGAAGCTTTATCAGGAATACCCTCAGGAACTAGAGTTCCAGCCCTTCTAcgtggagatgaagaagcccCAGTTTGCCTACGCCATTGATATGATGTTCAGAGATATCCTTCCCAAGCTAAAGCACGGCAACGACGGTCTCATCTTCACCTGTCGCACCACTGCTTACAAACACGGCACTGACAACCACATCTTGAAATGGAAACCGCCAGAAGAGAACACTGTAGATTGCCGCCTGTCCCTGGACTTTGTGGAAGTCGAGCCCAGCGACGAGGAGCGCCGCGAAGGCATCACTGAGCCATTCATTGATTATGACAGCGTCCCCAAGGCTGATCTGTACGTCTACGCAGGGGGTAGCGGCCCCGAAAAGTACGAGTATTTCAACAGCGTGTTCATCTCGGAGGAGGAGTGGGAGACTCTGAAGTCGCTCAACGATCCGCTCAACTGGCGAGTGGTTGAATGTAACATCGATGAGCAGGGTCGGTGGCGTATTGTGCGCTTCCGTGACGATAAGAACGAGGCCAACCATATCAGCACAACTAAGAGTGTGCTTCAAAGCATCGAGGACCGGGTTTCGGAAAAGGACCTGTACAGAGCAGCTGGGGAAATCAAGAATGCCTGGAAGGCTCGGGCGAGCCGGGGCCCTGCAAGATAG
- a CDS encoding related to Cvt pathway protein CVT20 — MWNDEDNNPYGTSFDRRDSQSSSVNPTSPSTRNYQSFEPPQTPTSGSDDEHGQFGHGGDDDDGDSAQDPGPKRKPGGYDSRIEQILYENPKLSIVITDAGKSLESGGRYIVYTIKTGDLEVRRRYSEFASLRDALTRLHPTLIVPPIPEKHTMADYAANPTNAKQDQQIIDLRKRMLAVFLNRCRRMDEIRTDGVWWRFLDPNASWSEVLHSHPVSSIPKSILKAPPLDPANPTPAHSYLPIPAASAKLKTVAGTNHDNSSGHIQAGPHAFGRFPPEGHNLGEQELDPYFISYESSIKELEQLLTGPMEKVNRRTLSHLSSLAADLCELGSVYNAFAVSEQAPSLGPAIERIGQAADLSYIATEELSGSLGASFAEPMREHAQFAGVVRSVLKYRVLKRVQQDLTSEELNKKRALLDQLEQSEAEARRIENYLSGSQQISPPPKRSASLKEPSSHQRRDGGQDDTESIDSDFPGAHGDFSSHTPSASQGLPERSTSAPSHKKMPSGNSITNKIFGPIRHAVQGVVDVDPERTRRDLIGKTRESIGQLEQAQVVSERDVKEASASVLKDMKRFQKDKEDDLRRYMLAYAQSQIEWAKKSKQQWEEARAEVEKIDES, encoded by the exons ATGTGGAATGACGAGGACAATAACCCGTACGGCACCAGCTTTGACAGGCGGGACTCGCAGTCGTCGTCTGTCAACCCGACGTCCCCGTCAACTCGTAATT ACCAATCGTTCGAGCCACCTCAAACACCCACCTCCGGTAGCGATGATGAGCATGGACAGTTTGGCCacggcggtgatgatgacgatggagaCTCGGCGCAGGATCCCGGCCCCAAGCGCAAGCCTGGTGGTTACGACAGTCGCATCGAGCAGATCCTATATGAGAACCCCAAATTATCTATCGTCATCACGGATGCTGGCAAGAGTCTAGAGAGCGGCGGCAGATATATCGTGTACACTATTAAGACTGGC GATCTTGAAGTGCGCCGCCGATATTCAGAGTTTGCTTCTCTGCGCGATGCCCTTACTCGCCTTCACCCTACCTTAATTGTTCCTCCCATCCCCGAGAAGCACACGATGGCTGATTATGCTGCGAACCCCACGAATGCGAAGCAGGACCAGCAAATCATTGATCTTCGAAAGCGCATGTTGGCAGTCTTTTTAAATCGCTGCCGCCGAATGGACGAAATCCGAACTGATGGAGTTTGGTGGCGGTTCCTGGACCCTAATGCTAGCTGG AGCGAGGTCTTGCACTCTCATCCCGTGTCGTCAATTCCCAAGTCGATCTTGAAAGCGCCTCCGCTGGACCCCGCAAACCCAACTCCCGCGCACAGCTACTTGCCAATCCCGGCAGCATCGGCAAAGCTCAAGACGGTGGCCGGTACCAATCACGATAATAGCTCGGGCCATATACAAGCAGGACCTCACGCCTTCGGCCGGTTTCCACCTGAGGGTCATAATTTGGGCGAACAGGAGCTGGACCCTTATTTCATCTCATACGAGTCCTCGATCAAGGAACTCGAACAGCTTCTTACTGGCCCAATGGAAAAGGTGAACAGACGAACTCTCAGTCATCTCTCCTCATTGGCGGCCGATCTCTGTGAGCTAGGGTCCGTCTACAACGCCTTTGCGGTTTCAGAGCAGGCACCGTCGCTCGGACCGGCCATTGAGCGAATAGGCCAGGCAGCTGATCTATCATATATCGCCACAGAGGAGCTCTCAGGTTCTTTGGGTGCTAGCTTTGCCGAGCCCATGCGTGAGCATGCGCAATTTGCGGGTGTTGTTCGAAGTGTACTAAAGTACCGTGTGCTCAAGCGTGTGCAGCAAGACTTGACTAGCGAAgagctgaacaagaagcGAGCGCTGCTCGACCAACTAGAACAGAGTGAAGCCGAAGCTCGAAGGATTGAGAATTACCTCTCGGGCAGTCAGCAAATATCACCACCGCCAAAGCGATCGGCGAGCCTTAAGGAGCCGTCCTCTCATCAACGGCGTGATGGTGGCCAGGACGACACCGAGTCCATCGACTCTGACTTTCCTGGGGCCCACGGAGACTTTTCCTCGCACACACCTTCAGCCAGTCAGGGGCTACCCGAAAGGAGTACCAGTGCGCCGTCGCATAAGAAGATGCCCAGTGGGAACTCGATAACGAACAAGATCTTTGGACCCATCCGGCATGCAGTACAAGGGGTCGTTGACGTCGATCCAGAGAGAACACGCCGCGATTTGATTGGAAAGACGAGAGAGAGCATCGGTCAGTTAGAACAAGCTCAGGTTGTCTCGGAGCGCGATGTCAAAGAAGCCAGCGCGAGTGTCCTAAAGGATATGAAGCGATTCcaaaaggacaaggaggacgACTTGCGACGCTACATG CTCGCCTATGCCCAGAGCCAGATCGAGTGGGCCAAGAAAAGTAAGCAACAATGGGAGGAAGCTCGAGCAGAGGTAGAGAAGATTGACGAGTCCTAA